The following are encoded in a window of Vicugna pacos chromosome 2, VicPac4, whole genome shotgun sequence genomic DNA:
- the PACRGL gene encoding PACRG-like protein isoform X3 has translation MQKSECQRGVQLRNRVTDNCDQRSSSAQIKQRTTVPQSKSSSSTSSPEPARKLHPRPSDKLNPKTINPFGEQSRAPSAFAAIYSKGGIPCRLVHGSVKHRLQWECPPENLPFDPLLITLAEGLRETKHPYTFVSKEGFRELLLVAGAPEKAVPLLPRLIPVLKAALVHLDDEVFERGLNALVQLSVVVGPSLNDHLKHLLTSGSLMIIKSKIPTYCSICC, from the exons ATGCAGAAATCAGAGTGCCAGAGAGGCGTgcagctgaggaacagagtgacag ataacTGTGATCAAAGATCATCAAGTgcacaaataaaacaaaggacTACAGTTCCACAAAGCAAATCGTCATCGTCAACCAGTTCTCCAGAACCTGCAAGAAAACTTCATCCTCGACCAAGTGATAAACTGAACCCTAAAACAATTAACCCG tttggtGAACAGTCACGAGCCCCGTCTGCATTTGCAGCAATTTACTCTAAAGGAGGCATTCCTTGCAG ATTGGTCCATGGTTCAGTAAAACACAGATTACAGTGGGAGTGTCCTCCTGAAAATCTTCCATTTGATCCTCTTCTTATTACTTTAGCTGAG GGTCTGAGAGAGACTAAACATCCTTACACCTTTGTGTCAAAGGAGGGGTTTAGAGAATTACTTTTGGTGGCAGGTGCTCCTGAGAAAGCTGTGCCTTTGCTTCCTAGACTGATTCCTGTGCTGAAGGCGGCCCTG GTCCATTTGGATGATGAAGTGTTTGAAAGAGGACTGAATGCTCTGGTGCAGTTAAGTGTCGTCGTTGGTCCTTCTCTAAATGACCATCTGAAACATCTGCTTACAAGT GGAAGCCTTATGATCATCAAATCTAAAATTCCAACATACTGCTCCATATGCTGCTGA
- the PACRGL gene encoding PACRG-like protein isoform X2 — protein MQKSECQRGVQLRNRVTDNCDQRSSSAQIKQRTTVPQSKSSSSTSSPEPARKLHPRPSDKLNPKTINPFGEQSRAPSAFAAIYSKGGIPCRLVHGSVKHRLQWECPPENLPFDPLLITLAEGLRETKHPYTFVSKEGFRELLLVAGAPEKAVPLLPRLIPVLKAALVHLDDEVFERGLNALVQLSVVVGPSLNDHLKHLLTSLSKRLRDKKFREPISSALQKLEQHGGSGSLMIIKSKIPTYCSICC, from the exons ATGCAGAAATCAGAGTGCCAGAGAGGCGTgcagctgaggaacagagtgacag ataacTGTGATCAAAGATCATCAAGTgcacaaataaaacaaaggacTACAGTTCCACAAAGCAAATCGTCATCGTCAACCAGTTCTCCAGAACCTGCAAGAAAACTTCATCCTCGACCAAGTGATAAACTGAACCCTAAAACAATTAACCCG tttggtGAACAGTCACGAGCCCCGTCTGCATTTGCAGCAATTTACTCTAAAGGAGGCATTCCTTGCAG ATTGGTCCATGGTTCAGTAAAACACAGATTACAGTGGGAGTGTCCTCCTGAAAATCTTCCATTTGATCCTCTTCTTATTACTTTAGCTGAG GGTCTGAGAGAGACTAAACATCCTTACACCTTTGTGTCAAAGGAGGGGTTTAGAGAATTACTTTTGGTGGCAGGTGCTCCTGAGAAAGCTGTGCCTTTGCTTCCTAGACTGATTCCTGTGCTGAAGGCGGCCCTG GTCCATTTGGATGATGAAGTGTTTGAAAGAGGACTGAATGCTCTGGTGCAGTTAAGTGTCGTCGTTGGTCCTTCTCTAAATGACCATCTGAAACATCTGCTTACAAGT ctctccaAGAGACTAAGGGACAAGAAATTCAGAGAGCCCATCAGCAGTGCGTTGCAGAAGCTAGAGCAGCACGGCGGAAGT GGAAGCCTTATGATCATCAAATCTAAAATTCCAACATACTGCTCCATATGCTGCTGA
- the PACRGL gene encoding PACRG-like protein isoform X1 produces MQKSECQRGVQLRNRVTDNCDQRSSSAQIKQRTTVPQSKSSSSTSSPEPARKLHPRPSDKLNPKTINPFGEQSRAPSAFAAIYSKGGIPCRLVHGSVKHRLQWECPPENLPFDPLLITLAEGLRETKHPYTFVSKEGFRELLLVAGAPEKAVPLLPRLIPVLKAALVHLDDEVFERGLNALVQLSVVVGPSLNDHLKHLLTSVLCKAWERGAQQKQLSKRLRDKKFREPISSALQKLEQHGGSGSLMIIKSKIPTYCSICC; encoded by the exons ATGCAGAAATCAGAGTGCCAGAGAGGCGTgcagctgaggaacagagtgacag ataacTGTGATCAAAGATCATCAAGTgcacaaataaaacaaaggacTACAGTTCCACAAAGCAAATCGTCATCGTCAACCAGTTCTCCAGAACCTGCAAGAAAACTTCATCCTCGACCAAGTGATAAACTGAACCCTAAAACAATTAACCCG tttggtGAACAGTCACGAGCCCCGTCTGCATTTGCAGCAATTTACTCTAAAGGAGGCATTCCTTGCAG ATTGGTCCATGGTTCAGTAAAACACAGATTACAGTGGGAGTGTCCTCCTGAAAATCTTCCATTTGATCCTCTTCTTATTACTTTAGCTGAG GGTCTGAGAGAGACTAAACATCCTTACACCTTTGTGTCAAAGGAGGGGTTTAGAGAATTACTTTTGGTGGCAGGTGCTCCTGAGAAAGCTGTGCCTTTGCTTCCTAGACTGATTCCTGTGCTGAAGGCGGCCCTG GTCCATTTGGATGATGAAGTGTTTGAAAGAGGACTGAATGCTCTGGTGCAGTTAAGTGTCGTCGTTGGTCCTTCTCTAAATGACCATCTGAAACATCTGCTTACAAGT GTACTGTGTAAGGCATGGGAACGTGGCGCTCAACAAAAGCAG ctctccaAGAGACTAAGGGACAAGAAATTCAGAGAGCCCATCAGCAGTGCGTTGCAGAAGCTAGAGCAGCACGGCGGAAGT GGAAGCCTTATGATCATCAAATCTAAAATTCCAACATACTGCTCCATATGCTGCTGA
- the PACRGL gene encoding PACRG-like protein isoform X5: MQKSECQRGVQLRNRVTDNCDQRSSSAQIKQRTTVPQSKSSSSTSSPEPARKLHPRPSDKLNPKTINPFGEQSRAPSAFAAIYSKGGIPCRLVHGSVKHRLQWECPPENLPFDPLLITLAEVHLDDEVFERGLNALVQLSVVVGPSLNDHLKHLLTSLSKRLRDKKFREPISSALQKLEQHGGSGSLMIIKSKIPTYCSICC, from the exons ATGCAGAAATCAGAGTGCCAGAGAGGCGTgcagctgaggaacagagtgacag ataacTGTGATCAAAGATCATCAAGTgcacaaataaaacaaaggacTACAGTTCCACAAAGCAAATCGTCATCGTCAACCAGTTCTCCAGAACCTGCAAGAAAACTTCATCCTCGACCAAGTGATAAACTGAACCCTAAAACAATTAACCCG tttggtGAACAGTCACGAGCCCCGTCTGCATTTGCAGCAATTTACTCTAAAGGAGGCATTCCTTGCAG ATTGGTCCATGGTTCAGTAAAACACAGATTACAGTGGGAGTGTCCTCCTGAAAATCTTCCATTTGATCCTCTTCTTATTACTTTAGCTGAG GTCCATTTGGATGATGAAGTGTTTGAAAGAGGACTGAATGCTCTGGTGCAGTTAAGTGTCGTCGTTGGTCCTTCTCTAAATGACCATCTGAAACATCTGCTTACAAGT ctctccaAGAGACTAAGGGACAAGAAATTCAGAGAGCCCATCAGCAGTGCGTTGCAGAAGCTAGAGCAGCACGGCGGAAGT GGAAGCCTTATGATCATCAAATCTAAAATTCCAACATACTGCTCCATATGCTGCTGA
- the PACRGL gene encoding PACRG-like protein isoform X4, with product MQKSECQRGVQLRNRVTDNCDQRSSSAQIKQRTTVPQSKSSSSTSSPEPARKLHPRPSDKLNPKTINPFGEQSRAPSAFAAIYSKGGIPCRLVHGSVKHRLQWECPPENLPFDPLLITLAEVHLDDEVFERGLNALVQLSVVVGPSLNDHLKHLLTSVLCKAWERGAQQKQLSKRLRDKKFREPISSALQKLEQHGGSGSLMIIKSKIPTYCSICC from the exons ATGCAGAAATCAGAGTGCCAGAGAGGCGTgcagctgaggaacagagtgacag ataacTGTGATCAAAGATCATCAAGTgcacaaataaaacaaaggacTACAGTTCCACAAAGCAAATCGTCATCGTCAACCAGTTCTCCAGAACCTGCAAGAAAACTTCATCCTCGACCAAGTGATAAACTGAACCCTAAAACAATTAACCCG tttggtGAACAGTCACGAGCCCCGTCTGCATTTGCAGCAATTTACTCTAAAGGAGGCATTCCTTGCAG ATTGGTCCATGGTTCAGTAAAACACAGATTACAGTGGGAGTGTCCTCCTGAAAATCTTCCATTTGATCCTCTTCTTATTACTTTAGCTGAG GTCCATTTGGATGATGAAGTGTTTGAAAGAGGACTGAATGCTCTGGTGCAGTTAAGTGTCGTCGTTGGTCCTTCTCTAAATGACCATCTGAAACATCTGCTTACAAGT GTACTGTGTAAGGCATGGGAACGTGGCGCTCAACAAAAGCAG ctctccaAGAGACTAAGGGACAAGAAATTCAGAGAGCCCATCAGCAGTGCGTTGCAGAAGCTAGAGCAGCACGGCGGAAGT GGAAGCCTTATGATCATCAAATCTAAAATTCCAACATACTGCTCCATATGCTGCTGA